One stretch of Ammospiza nelsoni isolate bAmmNel1 chromosome 21, bAmmNel1.pri, whole genome shotgun sequence DNA includes these proteins:
- the LOC132082693 gene encoding 1-acyl-sn-glycerol-3-phosphate acyltransferase alpha-like: protein MELFFLHYPFTCLLIAFLVLYQVKPAFRFFCKMTFYKLWLFTISIGVAILSIPRGRNVENMMFLRTLTMPLKYIFGIQIVVKGKENLRTKKPFVLVLNHQTSLDILVMMEILPRRCVPIAKKEILYMGTFGLACWLSGVIFIDRKRREESIGTLTEVAHSLHKDNLRVLIFPEGTRNHGGSMLPFKRGAFQLAVKAQVPIIPVVLSSYNNFYNQKEKKFTPGKMIIQILPEVETLGLGPDDVPKLTEQVRDSMLSAYQGISGMTNGASH from the exons aTGGAGCTTTTCTTCCTTCACTACCCCTTTACCTGTCTACTCATTGCCTTTCTAGTCCTCTACCAGGTGAAACCTGCATTCAGATTCTTCTGCAAGATGACCTTCTACAAGTTGTGGCTCTTCACCATAAGCATTGGAGTTGCCATCCTCAGTATTCCTCGTGGACGTAACGTGGAAAACATGAT GTTTTTGCGCACATTGACCATGCCACTCAAATACATCTTTGGCATTCAGATAGTGGTGAAGGGCAAGGAGAACCTCAGGACAAAGAAACCTTTTGTCCTGGTGCTGAATCACCAGACCTCCCTTGACATCCTGG TGATGATGGAGATATTGCCCAGGCGCTGTGTGCCCATTGCAAAGAAGGAGATCCTGTACATGGGTACGTTCGGCCTGGCGTGCTGGCTCTCAGGGGTCATCTTCATTGACCGCAAGAGGAGGGAAGAGTCCATTGGCACCCTGACAGAGGTGGCACACTCCCTACACAAGGACAAT tTGCGTGTCTTGATCTTCCCTGAAGGAACTCGCAACCATGGTGGCTCCATGTTGCCCTTCAAACGTGGGGCCTTCCAGCTGGCTGTGAAAGCCCAG GTCCCCATTATTCCTGTAGTGTTGTCATCCTACAACAACTTCTACAAccagaaggagaagaaatttaCACCAG GCAAGATGATCATCCAGATCCTGCCCGAGGTGGAGACGCTGGGCCTGGGCCCAGACGATGTTCCCAAGCTGACGGAGCAGGTCCGTGACTCCATGCTCTCTGCCTACCAGGGCATATCAGGAATGACCAATGGAGCTTCCCATTAG